A genomic window from Anthocerotibacter panamensis C109 includes:
- a CDS encoding tetratricopeptide repeat protein, translating into MRSKPSQGKAAPASLTPEETLQQQRYREALEAMQKSRRTRPDLQFATPEANIWLLQGQQEFQQGKIKRAENSFRQALTLGLKGETHYWLARCLLTEGVKGLNTALDLIRTAFVREELPKDYAVCYLKLLLLKHEYTMVRDLLTHQTKRFPAATLNWAWGVLDLQADSPETALAHLQKLKRPLTPGDSPSSWIAYTQQRLSDWAGAAKTLTLGSRKVVNHGLAPMRLLALQQAHTGSLDLGAPQPDSTVPREPLLVLNTVRLIEQGKFHDAGHTFLKLNRRSTRYPELANLYRPLMTLAGQQALTEGQPECAEEFWKPLVLDPPFHPQLVVNLCHALDEN; encoded by the coding sequence ATGCGATCCAAACCTTCCCAAGGCAAGGCTGCCCCAGCGAGTCTGACTCCAGAAGAGACGCTACAGCAGCAGCGCTATCGAGAAGCCCTAGAAGCGATGCAGAAGTCTCGGCGCACCCGACCCGACCTCCAATTTGCGACCCCGGAGGCCAATATTTGGTTATTGCAAGGGCAGCAAGAGTTTCAGCAGGGCAAAATCAAAAGAGCTGAAAATTCCTTCCGTCAGGCATTAACTTTGGGGCTCAAGGGCGAAACCCACTATTGGCTCGCACGCTGTCTGCTCACAGAGGGAGTCAAGGGCCTCAACACTGCATTAGATCTCATCCGCACTGCTTTTGTACGCGAAGAACTCCCCAAGGACTATGCAGTCTGCTACCTAAAACTTTTGCTGCTCAAACATGAGTACACCATGGTCAGAGACCTGCTCACCCATCAGACTAAGCGCTTCCCGGCAGCGACCTTGAACTGGGCGTGGGGAGTTTTGGACCTCCAGGCGGATTCTCCCGAGACTGCTCTAGCGCACCTGCAAAAACTTAAGCGCCCCTTGACGCCAGGAGACAGCCCCTCAAGCTGGATAGCCTATACCCAACAGAGGCTAAGCGATTGGGCAGGAGCTGCTAAGACCCTGACGTTAGGCAGTCGGAAGGTTGTCAACCACGGTCTGGCCCCCATGCGGTTACTTGCGCTCCAGCAAGCCCACACCGGAAGTCTGGACTTGGGCGCACCACAACCAGACAGTACCGTACCGCGCGAACCCTTGCTCGTCTTGAATACAGTGCGGCTTATCGAACAAGGCAAATTTCACGATGCAGGCCATACCTTTTTGAAACTCAACCGGCGCTCAACGCGTTACCCGGAGTTGGCAAACCTTTACCGTCCCCTCATGACCCTGGCCGGTCAACAGGCCCTGACCGAGGGGCAACCTGAATGCGCGGAGGAATTTTGGAAACCGCTGGTCCTCGATCCACCGTTCCACCCCCAATTAGTGGTCAATCTTTGCCATGCTCTGGATGAGAACTGA